TGAAGTCTTCGTCATTGTCTTCCCTCTCACTAAAATCAGAGTCATCCTCGGACTCTTCACCAGTTGCGAAGTCTGGTTCAGAGTCATTGGCCCTATCGCCATCACTGCCGTCCAAAAGAATCTTCCTCTGTTTTACCACAGCCTTTGATGCTGCTTTCCTTTTCCCTCGAACACCAGGAAGATCATCTTCCTCAGTAATCTTATCCAAATCTAAATAATCGCTGGCTACACTGCAATTGGAGATATGAGGGGCCTTACTCATTGTCTCAGTTTCACGACTGTCACGTTTTTCAATGCTTTCATCTCGAGCCTCTTCTGCATCAGCTGGAAGGTCCTTCACTGATAAAGCGAGTGCGACTTCTAAGTCTCGCTGGTAGAGCTTGTCATCTAAAGCCATCCTTTTTTTAGGAGTTTTCTCTTGCGggatgtcttctttctggagattTTTCAGTTTAGGTTTCCTTGTTTCTAGTTTTAACTCCTTTGGTGTTGCTCTGGGTTTTTTATTTGAAGGTGCGGTGGCAGAAATAAAGTCATCATCACTGTCAGAGTCCTCAAATTGTGAGTAATTGACTGGTTTCTTATACCTCACAGGCCGCACCATGGCCCCGTCCAAGGCTGAAAATACGCAGCGTTCAAGTTCTTCAGGGCAGCAGTACCGGTTTCAATTCCCGCCCAAAATCAGGCACTAGAGCtctcctaaaaaattttttaaaaagaaataaagcctcTTGTCTACACTTCTGCCTCACTGCCTCTGCCTGCTGACATTATATCGATGTTAGATTTCCTGAGTTTGATCCTTGTATCTTGCTATGAAAGAGAATACCCTTCATATTAGGAAAGACACCCTGAAGTCTTTGGGGTGAAAGGAACATGAAGTCTACAACTTACTCTCCAATGGTTAAGGGGGATAGAAGTATGTgtatcatatatacacacatatatacatgtttagaaaaaaatattaaagcaaatgtggcaaagtGTGAACCATTAGTAAAGGGTATAAAGTCTTGCAACTTTTATGTAAGTTTGAAactgtgtaaaaataaaaagctcccccccacacacaaaaaagctaaactatgtaaaaataaaaagctccccCCCACACAAAAAAGCtaaactatgtaaaaataaaaagctccccccccacacacaaaagcTAACAcagaaataccttttttttttttttaacgttttatttatttttgagagacagagcacaagcaggggaggggNNNNNNNNNNNNNNNNNNNNNNNNNNNNNNNNNNNNNNNNNNNNNNNNNNNNNNNNNNNNNNNNNNNNNNNNNNNNNNNNNNNNNNNNNNNNNNNNNNNNCtaaactatgtaaaaataaaaagctccccCCCACACAAAAAAGCtaaactatgtaaaaataaaaagctccccccccacacacaaaagcTAACAcagaaataccttttttttttttttaacgttttatttatttttgagagacagagcacaagcaggggaggggtaggaagagggagacacagaatccgaagcaggttccaggctctgagctgtcagcacagagcccgacgcggggcttggacccacagaccacgagatcatgacctgagcggaagtcgtaggcttaaccgactgaacccacccaggcgcccctaaagctaAGACATAAATAAAAGGCTCCACTGAGTGTCCAGCAAAACGAATGAGAAAGACCCACAGCAAGGCCTATGTCACTGCCTCCCACCAAGTACTTTGCCTTCTTCCTAGCTAATGGCCCTGATTTTGAACATTATAAGTTAGAGCTTGTAATATtttgattggaaaaaaaaagttaaaaaataaaagagacaaaaaaagagagcTTCCAAAACGAGAAGAAAACGTGAATATTGATGAGTGAATGCGTGAATGGGGAGCACGTGGATGAATGGACTGAGCAGTAAGTGGAAATGGATGGAGGCTCCGCCTCCGACCAAGCCCCCCTGCCCCTCTAGGCCCCGCCCACAGGCCTGGGGGCGCAGGGTGGCTCTTTTTACGGCTGGCCACACCCTGGCGGCCAGACTGGCCAAagtgcattctctctccccttctcagctGGAGCCCCACCTTCCTCCATTCCTGGCAGAAAGGGCGCCATCGAATGCCCCAGAGGTAGCGCCAGGCTGGCGACCACGTGGCCCAGAGCTAGCCCCAGGCCCATGCCCCGTAGCCCAGGCCACCTTCAGTGAGCGCTTCCCTTCCTTGGGTCTCTGTTCCCTCATCTACCCCTTAAGTAGTTTGGCCAGATTAGTGGTTCTCAACAGGGGCCACACACTAAAATCAGCTGGGGACCTCTTACATATTCCAGGGCCCAGATGACACCCTCGCCCAACGATGTTGGACTCTTCAGAGGGTGGGACCCAGGCTTCCTGGGTGATCCCGGTCAGTGCACAATGTGAGAGCCTGTGAGCTGTGATGTGCTTCTGCTGCCCTGCCCATTTGTCCTGTCTTCGTTCCTGGACAGTTAAATGAAATGGGAGAGTCATCCCCGGACCTGTGGATTCCCATCCTCAGCACCTCTTTGAGACAGCAGCCCTTTCTGGAACTTTGCCAAGCCCCGCCCACCCTTCATCGAACCTCCTGCTCCAGCCCTGGCCCTCTCCATTTCTATGTTTGAAATCAAGGGGTCTGGGATCATGGCCTATGGCAGAGTCTCCCAGGTTCGGGCTGGGGTCTTCCTGCTTTCTTGTCACTCACTCGCAGGacgggaggagaaaggggagaacGAGGAGCCTGTTGAATCCAAGAAGCTAAGTGTCCGGCTTGTCTTATCCCTGATGTCGTAGCTGCTAACATTCTCCAGGGAGGGCTAACGCTGCCTGGGTCTAGCTGGGTGCTGGTGGCTGAGCCTTCCAGGGGCGCATTCCCTTGGGTGAGCACTATTAACCTGCGAGTGTTACCTGACAGACATagcctgagggaggagggagccttGAACTTCACTCACATCATTCCAGGCAAGCTGAGTCTGCCCGTCTAGAAAACGGCAAACCCTTGCCCCATCTCGCCAGGCCGGTGGCGGAACACAGTCGTTGCACTGCAGACGGACACTTTTGGGGGTGCTTATGTGGTTGAGGGCTCGGGCATACAGGCCAGAGGGGACACTGCTCTGAGGAATCATGGCTGAACCCCAAGGCGACATGAAGGAGAAGCCGGCAGGTGAGTCTGGAAGACTCGTTCCCATGTGGTCCTCAAGGAAGTGGGCGGGGCCTGTGGCCCTCCCCGGCTCTGCCACTGGTGAGGTCAGGAGCAGAGCAAGCCGACCAGGGGTCCCTTTGGGGAAGGCAAGTATCAATACTGTGATGAAGGATGATAGCAGCCAGCAATTCGTTACTGGCAGTCACTTCTTTGGTCCTTGCAACTTTGCGATGCAGAGATTATTCATCCCATTTTCCAGATCAGAAAACTAAAACTCCAAGAAGTGAAGTAACTTGTCCAATGAGTCACTGCTGCCGCATCAGAGGAAAACTTCAGACCCAAATCTGCGTGACTTCAAAGGGCATGCTTTTTGACCTCCGGTCCAGGGTATCTTAATCTGACAGGCTCACCAGTGCTGGAGGGCTTCTCGAGAGAGGGGCTCCTCCGTGGCTCAGAGTGCAGGGCCAAGACAAGACTGCAGATCCCACTctcctgggggggcggggggggagtcTGGGGGCCACTGGGCCATGTGGAGAGTACTTTCAGAGTCCAAAGCAAGGTTGGCTTCTTGGGCCAGTGACCACAGCAGCTGTGTGGCGCCCCCACACCTGGGATTAAATGCTCTGAGGTTACCGGCTggacatttgaaatatttttacccTAGATTCTATTTCCTAAGTGAAGTCAGCCGAGACAACggggcaggtgctgggggctTGGGAGCTGCGAGCTTGGCTCCCCGTGTGCGAGGTCCCagtccttcccacccccaccgcaTAACCTCCACCAGGGTCCTGGTTCCGTTCTGTTGTCACCATTGGCCCCTGGAAGGGACTCCAGCAAGAGTCGGAGCTGAGGCAGGTGCAGCAGAGGCATGTTCTGAGGGCCACCAGCTGACGAGAGACGGGGGAACCTCTCACCCACCCCCATCCAGGTAAATAGGTGCAGGCGGGAGGTTGCAAGTGCTGGGGTTGCTCATCTGCCGCGGGGCAGGTAGGGGGGTGCCGCTTTGGGGAAGCCGCTTTGCATATCTGCCTTTTGCTCTGGGCTCCGTGGATGGGGCTGGCCCTATTCACATCCAGGTCCTGACATTTACTCACGGAGCAAGCTCAAACAGGTGTCTTCACCCTTCAGCCTCAAAGGTCTTGcctgaaaatgggaataatgtcAATGCCCCATAAGAATTTTTTGAGGACAGTCCCCGCTCCCCCCAAAATGTAAATCTGATTACTGATTTGGGCTGAGAACTGTCTAATGGATTGGTGGTGttctagaataaaatccaaaacctTTCACCTAGACCCATGCTGTCCAATAAAAGTATGATGTAAACCacacatgtaattaaaaatttagcagccacatttaaaaagtaaaagacaggTCAAATTAATATATTGACTTCACTCAACATATCAAAATTATCATTTCAATGTAGGACcgatattaaaaagtaaatattttacttttcctgtctttgaaattgtatgtttttttaaatgtttatgtatttatttttgagagagagcgcgcgcgagtgagcagggagtgacagagaatcccaagcaggctctgcagctgtcagcacagagcccaatgtggggcttgaactcacaaactgtgagatcatgacctgagccaaaacagaaTCAgacgtttaatcgactgagccacccatgcacccttattttatgtatttttatgaaacGAGTGTATCTCATTTCACAGGACTAGCGGCTACCGAGTTGAATGGCCTGGGCTACAAGTCCACAGTCCCCCAATGTGACCGCTGGCTGCCCCACTTCGCACTGCCCTCCGCCTGCAGCCATGTTGGATTGCCTCAAAAGCGCCTCTCCATCCACACACAGGCTCCTTCAACTGTTTCCAGCCCTGGAgggcctttcttcctcttttccctctggACCTAGTTAAGCCTACTCCTCCTTCAGATGTCAGTGCAAACGCCCTACCTTCTGGGAGACCTCCCTTGACCCCTTGCCGTGCTTGTGTGGCCCTCAGAGCTGCGATTTCACATTGACTTGAGGTCACAAGGcaaatctctctctctagctAGTTCATAAACTCCAGGGCAGAGACCTCTGGGGCTCTGTGGCGGCAGTTTGAATCACTTCCCCAGGGCGTGGCACCGTCCGTGGTGCGGGATGGATCTGGGAAGAATGGAAAAGGCCTGGTACCTGGAACGGATCGCTCACACCTTTCCCTTCCATCTGGGTGAGAAAACACCCCAGAAAGGGACTCTTCGAACTGCAGAGCTCTGCTAGACAATTGGGGACACGAAGCACTCAGTGCCGAAAATATTTAAGGTAGGAACTTGAGTTGAGCACACAGATTATACTTCTTCCCCAGATTACATACCACTTAAAAATAGCGTCTCAGCTCCTTTTCGTGATTTGGGCTGTGATTAAGGAAAACGACTCTTCAATCTGAACATAATTACTGCCCTTCTCACAACTTGGCTTCTCGCTCgaggaggaggcagagctgcGGAGCAGGAAGCGGAGAGGGGCATCCCTATCCCTGGTTAACTGGCACATCTAGCGGAGTGCTACACGCGGAGCTGTGCTGGGCagtgcttccttttcctctttcgcGGGTGAATATAAACAAGGCTCCAGTCCACAGTTGCCGCCCGACCCAGGTGAGGCCAAAGCTGAGGACACTCGTCTAGGTGAGGGCTTAGCCCCTAGGCCATGTTGCAAAGCCAAACTCCATTTGGGTTCTTCCACCTTCAGTCCATACTACTCCTTCTTAAGGACAGTTAAGTTTGGAGACTTGACACCACTGTTCCCCAAAACGATGGTGGTAGAACTCAGGGCCTGTCCCCCTGAAGCCCCGGGGAGGGGGTACAGTAGGAGTCACACAGGATGATTTGCACTGCTGCACAATGGCTTCTGAAAGATACGGATCCCCAGGGCTAAACATTTCCTTCATGCTTCCCAAATAACCAGCAAGTTCAAACACATACTGTGGATTGCTCAAGGGTGGcacatttaaatattcattgcatattttaaatcataGCCCGGCTTCAACTGCAAGCCTTTTGGGGAGCATACTGGGGCACACTCCCCAGAGCTTGCCCAGCACCCCAAGAAAAGCCTCAGATAATTTGCAGCTTATATACACCAATAGAAGCTCTGGGTCTACCCATTATTTTCTTGGGATGACCTATGCTATAACGGATGATGTCAGCTGAAAGGCTTTAAATtaggcattttgtttttttttttaacaaatgaatttgGGGGTGATCTAGAGCTGGTGCTTAAAGTCAGAATTCAGAGCCCCAAAGAAAATGACTTCACTGAAGTTGAACTGAACACAGGAGAGCTGAGTTCTCAAAATCTACTAAAAGCGACTTGCTGTGAACTGGCGATTAAGCCAGAGCAAGTGAAGACCAGAAAGGCACCAAAAACACCGCTCAGAAAGGCAGGGTTTCCAAGTTTCTAAACGCAGGCTGGGTTCTAAGTGGGTAAAATCAAGGTTCTGTGAAtctcatcatttcctttttgcatttctaatgtgaaaacaaaatttaagatcCTGAAAATTCTGGCTACAGGATAGCCAGACACGGTAGCTAGGGTATTTGGAATCTGACATTTCCACAGATTTGCACCCCTAAATTCATAAACCCTTTAAAACGGCCTGAATGAGAACTAATACCCAAATGGAAGACTCAGTTCAATGCTTATGGCCCCTTCTGCCTCTGCAAACCTGCCGCATTAGGTGGCACAGTCCCTGGGGAGGGAAACACTAACCCACCCTTATTTGCTTAGCAAGAGTCAGCCTTTGTGATCTCCCCAAACAGAATAGCTTTGCATTTCTACAGACTTACCAGATTCAAAATATAGAACTCAACTTTTTACTCCAGgagaaaaatttcatttctctgcGCATTAGTATTTTTTCTAAGCTCTAAAAATAGCTTTAACAATTCTCACTGGTGTCTCGGCTAACAGTATACTCTTTGTAAAAGAATTGGCAGGATGATCatattttctagacttttttttttttttttaatgccctggCCTAAAGTTTTCTCTTCAGCAGTATCAATGTGGGACTACAGTTCCCTTAGGAACCTACAACAGagaccaaagaaaggaaaaccgCTTCTCAGCTGCTTAGTTTAccatgaagaaagagagaaatcaatcAGAAATAGCCTGTATAGACAAGAACCCAAGAGGCTGGTCACAAAGAATTTTTCCTCTTAATAATAATTTCACATGGTGTTTATAAACTGCTGTAAAAGTCTTTTGCATATTAAGGACAAAGATATATTCTAAGACTACCGGACTTTCAGGAAATAAGACTCACTTTAATGAAAACGAGCTCTGAATTGGTAGAACACACACCAACCCTACAGAAGCCTGCTTACAACAGCCACGCTGCAAACCTGACCTATTAGAAAGTCCCAGGCTGGATGCATGTACTGGCTTCACATGTGTACTCTGGAAAACTGTTGCCTTGTCTCCAACTTCTCTGGGTCGGGATAAAACTTCAAAGTGCTTTGACAAATAGAGCCATTTAAAAATTGTGCAGAATGATACTTAGTTTAGTTTGTAGAGTTGTACAGAATGATACAAGTTTAGTTTGTAGAGTTGTACATCAATCCTGATCAGGCAGAGGTATGTACTCCTAAGGTTCAGTCAGGGTCTGTTCATGTCAACTATAAAAGGGTTGAAGGTGGGGGAGGGTAAGCTGATGGAGCTGGGAAAAGCCAAGACCCCCCTTGGCACACTGGTTCAACCAgtgctccattaaaaaaaaattttttttaatttttaaaaaatctctacaaccaacacggggcttgaactcataaccacgagatcaagagtcgcatgctcgaTTGAGGCCATCGGGCAGCACTGCCACCCTCAGTGCTCCATGTTTACAAGCACTTCATGCCATCATTTCCTATTTAAACTTGCCTATAAAATGGCATGACTTAACAGGACTTGAGTAACTACCTTTGGGGCCATTTTTTAACAAACAACTTGTGGAACGGCCAAGGCACAGCCCATGGCCCTGAACTCTTATAAAACAGATGGGAAGAACAAAGTTGGCACCCGGCACACTTTCGGACAACCAGCTCCAGATAGGCTGCCATTACTCCCACTCTGAGCTCCTCCTACCACACTATCTAGAATGCTTTCTGGGTCAACCCTCCCAAACTTCTGGTTAAGAACTGCTAGTACTTTGGAGGCGCTGCGGTGCCATTTGACCCCATTTACCCACATAACACACACGGTACATGGCCACCTTTTCTCTGCCATTACTCCTGGACTATAAAGTCACCCCTAATCCTCATAGAGCCAAGCTATAAAATACTGGAGCCCCTTCCGGACAAGCACAATGTCCTGTCTTCCCCGGCACAGAAAATTGGCTGTGAGAGGCCTCCTCTCCCAAATTCTCAATACCTCCACTTTGAGGAAGGGTGGGGGACACGCAAACACTGTACAAACACCCCACTGTCCAAAGAGCAATGTTTTATTAAACAGTATGGGAAGAGATATGTGTGACATTCCATTCATAGAAATGAGTGGAGTACCCGAGGCCTGAATCTGCAGTTGGCTTAGTACCCACGACCTCTTTGGTGGGAGCACCCCAGCTGGGAGGAAGTCACACGTCTTTAAGACTGCACAGCCCCTAACGTGAGCCATTTCCACGTAGCGCTGTGCCAGCGTCACAGGACTCTGGAGGATAACAAGGGGTCAATTCCTAAGTGCCGCTTCCCTAAGGTATTCTCAATTTGTTTTGAGTAATAAGGaaaatttgtggggcacctgggtggctcagtcagttaaatgtctaacctttgatttcggctcaggtcaatgatctcctggtatgagatccagccccgtgtcaggctccacactgactgtgcagaccctgcttgggattctctctccccctccctccctctctttgccccttcccagcttgcacatgcacgtgcacactctcaaaataagccaactttttaaaaaataaggaaaatttggGTAGGAACTCAGGATTGGGCTGTTAATGGTCCCATATCACCCTTCGTGGTAAAGTGagattttctgttgtgttttttagGTGAATGTGGTagaacttgatttaaaaaaagccaGTTGGAAGGAAAACTTACACTATGTGCAGAACCTACAGTGTTGCTTCATGGTTACAGTAATTCAATAAGGGCAACAACTGAATTATCATCAGGTTGAGCAAATTCAGTATCCATTCCAATAACCAGTTTAGCTTCCACCAAAACACATTACAGAAACTTACTTCCTGTAACAAACATGAGTAAGTCTTAAGGATGAAGATTAAGAGTAAACAGCTGAAGCTTCAGGAGTAATTTTCATTATAGTATGTACTTCATGCATAGATTGCAAAAACGAATTGCTGAGGAAGATACAATTCCACCAACTTTCACATCAATTTAGtatcattttaagatttttaagtcgTTGAAAGGATCATCAGGAACTAGGATGCTATCTTAAAAAGTCCCAGAACACACCTGGGTTAATACAAGAAAGACGGAACAATCCAGAATTCTTAGTCGTTCACAACCCACTTTCACTGACAGCAGCACCTCCCTTCCACCAGGGCGCAGAAATCCCTCCTGCACAGCTCCCAGGCCTGACCAAGCCTGCCCACAGAAGGCGGTCTTCCTACTTTGCTCGCTGGCCTCCCCATGGTATCAGACAGCCTGGCCCGTAGGCCTCAGGGGCGCACAGGAGGAACTCAGGGCTAAGCCCTCCACTCCGACTAGGGGGTCAGAGGCTCACCTGGGGACCATGGGGGAGTGGGGTAAGAAGTCCACTGCTGATACAGGTGAATTTTATCCACCTGCAGGTACATTTCTACTTTCAATGACTTCCCTTTTGAAGAGCAGACATCTGACACTTCTTGGTACTCCTACCAAGAGCAGAACAAGGCCAAAAATGAGCAGCCCCTCTGATGCGACACTCCAGCTTCAACAGGGGATGGATGTGCTGACCACGAGCCAGGAGTATGGCTCTTCTCACCCAGCAGTTCCCTTTCAGGAAGGGCGTGAATTTGTAAGAAACACACAGCTACAAAAGAAGCGGCTCCCCGGCTGACACCCAAACGAAGATTACGTagagataaaaataagtgaagagaAAACATACACTTAGGCTCTGCTTCTAGCTTTTAAAGGACTGCAATTAAGACCCTAAATCTGGCGCTCAAGAAACCATACCTTTTACATCTGCCAGTCATTAAAGGAGGGTGAACTTCATTACATACAGTgtgcttttattatgttttattagtCACTACCTACACCAAGACCTTTTCCCATGcttcctttaaatttaaattttattaagaaataccATACATACAAAAGCACATAAACATACAGGTTAAAAAGAAACCACCCACCCAGCTCTAGCAACAGAGTGCTGTCAGCAGTTCCTCCGCGGACTCCTCTCCCTCGGTCCCAACAGGTTAACGGTGAATTTCATGTTAATCATTTCCATGCTTTTCTTTCATCTACCATAGATTTTACTTAACCGCTCGGTTTTAACCTTCACAGAAATGGAACCGTGGTGCATGTATTCTTCTGTAACTTGTTTTTCCGACCACTGGGACTCGTCTGTGTTCACACATGCAGCTGTCATTCGGCTGGACTTGTGTGCAGTCCCACAGAATTGGTAAGAACAGGCCACGGTACTTATCCAGTGGTCCTCccagtttgttttggttttccttttcttcctgttacAAACAATGCTGTTATGACATTTTCACAGCCGTGTCCTGACACACACGTGTAAGAGTTTCTCTAGGTTATGTATCTAGGAGTGGAATAGCCACAAGAGAAGTTAGGGCACGGACCCTTATGCCAGACTATTTCCCAAAGCTGTTATTCCTCAACATTCTTGAATCTGTCGACAACCGAGTTACTTGGGGTGGCTGAGGGGAAGAAATAAAGGACTctcaaactgtatttttaaaataggaaattaaaaaatctgaTACAACAATGAAAAGCACATTTACATCTCTGCTTTGGTTTATTTGAAATGTACTTTGAAAAACTACATGTTTAAAACTTAAGTGTGGTCTCCTAGATCTCAAATGTTTCTAAATATACGAGTGAAAACAGCAAGATTCAAAACATACGATGTACTATCATATATAAAAGAGCTCTATACACATATGCTTAtatccccacctccctccagcaagaGTAACTGTTAACAGTAGCTCCTGAAAAGGAAGACCAGAAGgacaggagaaggagagagatcacTTAACACTTCTACTGTTGTTTTCTGAACCATGTACAGGCATTACAATTGTAATACAGAATTCTTAAAAAGTAGTCACCTGGGGTTCTTTCATAAACAACTGAAATAATCAGTCTGAACTGAAACTTGAAAATCAGCCCTGAACAAAGTTCCATCCTACAGAAAATACACACAATTctccagtatttttcttttgtttcatgcactttaaactaatgtttaaaaatattcacatagcccacctaaaatgcatttttagaaGCATGGTATGGACACTCAAACTCCCACCCTAAATTGTTCCACTGTAACATGTCTGGAAACTTTAATCAGGAGGTGGCTGACAACCTGCATGGAGGAGTCTCCTCTGTGACACTAACTAGATATTGAAGCCAAGAGACAGACTGCCTGCAAGTGTGATGGCATAAGGAGAGGAGATAAATATTTAAGCCGAAATAGGACTAGTTTATTACAACCTCAGGAAGGCAATGGGTTTtaatccaaaatgaaaaatacagctgacccttgaacaacaagaatttgaactgcatgggtccacttatacagggctttttttttttttttacagcacagTACTAtgttattttccttatgattttctcaacTTTTCCTTAAGCTTTATTGCAAGCATACAATATTTAATATGCATACTAAATGTGTGCTCACCAACTGTTAtaggtaaggcttctggtcaacatcAGGCTATTAGCAGTTCTGAGGGGAGTCAAGTATGTATGTGGATTTGACCGCACAGGAGGTGGG
The genomic region above belongs to Suricata suricatta isolate VVHF042 chromosome 17, meerkat_22Aug2017_6uvM2_HiC, whole genome shotgun sequence and contains:
- the ANKRD40CL gene encoding putative ANKRD40 C-terminal-like protein; this translates as MAEPQGDMKEKPAVRIQSPKENDFTEVELNTGELSSQNLLKATCCELAIKPEQVKTRKAPKTPLRKAGFPRQRYILRLPDFQEIRLTLMKTSSELVEHTPTLQKPAYNSHAANLTY